CCCAGGATTCGCCGGAGCCGGGCACGGAGGCGTCCACCAGCAGCAGTTCCTCGCCCCAGTCGGCGAAGACGCGGTCCGGGTCATCCATCCGCACGGCGCGGATCACGGAGAAGCCGCGTTCCTGCAGGGCGTCGACCTCCTGGGGAGTCCGCTCGCCGTGCAGCTGGATCCAGCTGAGACCGGCCTCCTCGGCCAGCGCGGCGGCCTGTTCGGCGTCCTCATGACGGAACACGCCCACGGCGGCGACTTCGGCGGGGACCTCGGCCAGCAGAGCCCGCACCTGCTCCGGGCTGACTTCGCGAGGGCTCGGGGTGAGCACGAAACCGACGGCCTGTGCACCGGCCTCGACGGCGGCGCGCACCGATTCGGGCGTGCTCAAGCCGCACACTTTCACGAACATCTACTGGTCCTCCCCGTGGATTGTCACCTCTGACGGTACCAAGAGGACACCGCGCGGCCCTAAGATGCCCCCTTCACCGAGGCCCCGGTGACGCCGCCTCCCCCGGGTCCGGCCGGAGTACTAGGCTGGTCGTGACGAGAGGAACCCATGGAGATCATCCGCTTTTCCAGCATCCGGCCCGAGCCCTGGCGCAACGGCGGCGGTGTCACGCGGGAGATCGCCCGGCACCCCCGCGGGGCCTCGGACGGTTCCTGGGACTGGCGCGTCAGCATCGCGGAGGTGGGCAAGGCCGGCGACTTCTCCACGTTCCCGGGCATGGAACGCGTCATCTCGGTGATCGACGGCGAGCTGCTCGTGCTGACCGTCGACGGCGAGGAGAACGCCATGGAGCGGTACCGGCCGTTCCGCTTCTCCGGGGACGCCGTCTCCTCCTCCGCACTCCCGACCGGGGACATCCGGGACCTGAACGTGATCGCCCGCCGCGGCGCCTTCAAGGGATACCTGTCCATCCTCGAGCTGTCGAAGAAGCGCGCGCATCCGATCTTCGAGGGCCAGCTCGCGATCCTTCTCGAGGGCAAGGCGTCGGTGGCCGAAGAGCGCGGCGAGGAGTCCGGCGACGGGCAGGTGGAGCTGGGCCGGTACGACGCCGTCGTCGGCTCCGACGAGGCGAGTCCCGAACTGCTCGGCCGGGGTTTCGTCGCGATCGTGTCGCTCGACCCCGCGGATCCCGCGGACGCCTGAGCAGCGCCTGACCGGGGCCTGACCCGGACCTGACCCGCCATCGCGCCCGTTCCGTAGAGTGGGCGCATGGACTCACTCACACATCCGCTCCAGGACATCACCATCCGGCGCATCTCCGTGGGCGGGATGGACAACAACGTCTACCTGCTGACCTCGCGGTCCTCCGGTGACCAGGTGCTGATCGACGCGGCCGACGACCTGCCGGCCATCCAGGCACTCCTCGCCGACTCGGCCGCCGACACCGACGCCACGCCCCAGCTGAAGCTCATCGCCACGACCCACCAGCACTGGGATCACGTGCGCGCGCTGCCCGGACTCGTCGAGGCTACCGGCGCCCCCACGGCCGCAGGGGCCGACGACGCCGCGGCGCTGCCCGTCCCGGTGGACGTCGCCTTGGGGCACGGGGACGTGAGCGGCTTCGACGGTTTCGCGCTCACCGCGGTGCACCTGCGGGGCCACACGCCGGGCTCGATCGCCTATGTGTACCAGGACCCCGCCGGCCCGGCGCACATCTTCAGCGGGGATTCCCTCTTCCCTGGCGGCGTCGGGAACACGGACAAGGATCCGGCCCGTTTCACCTCACTCCTGAACGACGTGACCGAGCGCCTCTTCGACGTCTACCCGGACGACACCATCGTGCACCCCGGCCACGGCGCCCCCACGACGCTCGGCGCCGAGCGCCCGCACCTCGACGAATGGCGCGCCCGGGGCTGGTGAAAGCCCCTTAAAAACCCATCGACTGCTCCATAGGATGCCGAAATCCCGGGAAATCCGGAGAAAACGACATCCTATGGAGCAGTCGATGGTTAAGGTGCGAGGCCTCAGCGGCCGCGGCGCTCGTTCGACGCCGGGGCGGACGCGCGGCGCGGACCCTTGCGGGGCGGACGGCCGGCACCGGACTTCTGCCCGCCGGCGCCGAAGGAACCGCCCGAGGTGCCCCCGGTGTTCGAGGACCACACGGTCGAACTGCCGCCACGCGGCGCGGCGGAACGCTGGCCGGTGCGCGGAGCGGAGGACCGCTCACCACGAGCCGGACGGTCAGCACGGGCCGGACGCTCACCGCGGGGCGCCCGCTCAGCACGAGGAGCACGCTCGCCGCGAGGCGCACCGTGTTCCGGACGAGCCTGGGCAGGACGGTCGTTGCGCGAGCCGGTGGCGCCGGCAGCGGCGGAGCCGCCCTGGCCGCCACGACGGGCACGCTTGCGCTGGGCGTTCGCACCGGTGGACTTGCCGCCACCCTGCTGCGGGGCCTTGGCGGCCATCACTGCGGCACGGGACGCGGGGTCCACGGCGTCGGCCTGCTCGCCCACGAAGTCGAGGATCTCGTTGGAGCCGGGAGCCACAGGGGTGAACGGGGCCTTGACGCCGGCTGCGCGGAGGAGCTTCTGCACCTCGGAGCGCTCCTCCGGCAGGACCAGGGTCACCACGGTGCCCTCGGCCCCGGCACGGGCGGTGCGGCCGGAACGGTGCAGGTACGCCTTGTGCTCCGCGGGAGGATCGACGTGGATCACGAGTTCGACCTCGTCCACGTGCACACCCCGGGCGGCGACGTCGGTGGCCACCAGGACCCGGACCTCGCCGGAGGAGAACTCCGCCAGGTTGCGGTCACGGGCGTTCTGGGACAGGTTGCCGTGCAAGTCGACGGCGGGGATGCCGTTGGCGGTCAGCGCCTTGGCCAGCTTCTTGGCGGCGTGCTTGGTGCGCGTGAAGAGCACGCGCTTGCCCGCGCCGGACGCCAGGTCGTTGATGAGGAGCTTCTTGGCGTCCTTGTCCTTCGCCAGGAACACGTGGTGCTCCATGGTGGTGACGGCGGCCTGGGGAGCGTCCACGGAGTGCGTGACCGGCTTCTGCATGTAGCGGTTGACCAGCTTGTCCACGCCGTTGTCCAGCGTGGCGGAGAACAGCAGGCGCTGGCCACCGGCCGGGGTCGCATCCAGGATGCGGCGCACCACGGGGAGGAAGCCGAGGTCGGCCATGTGGTCGGCCTCGTCCAGGACGCTGATGCTCACCTGGTCCAGGGACACGATGCCCTGCTTCATGAGGTCCTCGAGACGGCCGGGGCAGGCGATGACGATGTCGACGCCGGCCGCCAGGGCCTTCTCCTGACGCGTCTGGGACACGCCGCCGAAGATCACGGTGGTGCGCAGGCCCAAGGCCTCCGCGAGGGGTGCCACGGTGCGGTCGATCTGGGTGGCCAGCTCACGCGTGGGGGCCAGCACCAGGCCGCGCGGCTTGCGGGAGCCGGACGCGCGACGGCGAGCGCCGTCGTCGTCCGCGGCACCGGCGAGGCGGGTCACCAGCGGGATGGCGAAAGCGAGCGTCTTACCGGAGCCGGTCTGGCCACGGCCCAGGACGTCCCGGCCGGCCAGCGTGTCCGGCAGGGTTTTGACCTGGATGGGGAAGGGTTCGGTGATGTCCAGAGTGGCCAGGGCGGAAGTGATCCCGGCTGGCACGCCAAGGGAAGAAAAAGAAGTCATAGGGAAGAAAGTCCTCAGGCAGCGTGGCTCACGTGCTGAATCGCACAGGCCAGACGTACTAGTCTACCAGTGCCCGTGTGCGTGGCGCGATCAGCAGCATCGCCACCCCGCAGGCCGCCGCCACCGCGAACACCCCGGCGTAGGCGTTGCCGGTCCCGACGAGCGCCGCGAAGACCAGCCCGGAGACCGCCACGCAGAGGGCGTTCCCCAGGGAGTCGGCCATGGCGAGGGCGGAGCTGTTGAACCCCTGCTCCCCCGGTCGCGACAGCGCCAGCACCATGACGCTCAGGCGCGGGAACATGAGCCCCATGCCGGCCCCGCCGAACAGCCACACCGCGATCAGCGCCCAGGCGGGTCCCTGGAACAGGATGACCAGGAAGATCCCCACGACGACGGCTGCCACCATCGCCGAGCCGATCCGCACCGCGCGGTGATGCGGCAGCCGCGTGGCGCCGAGCCGGCCCTGGATCCCCGAGCTGATGCCCCAGGAGACCGCGCTGCACGTCAGGGCCAGGCCCGCGAAGGACGGTTCGAAGTGGTAGATCTCGAACAGGACCTTCGGCAGGTAGACCTCGGTGCCGAAGAACGCGGCGGAGCCGATGGCACGGGTCAGGACCACGCTCGGCAGCCCGCGCTGCGCCGTGAGCGTGCCCCGCGGGATGAGCGGGCGGATGGCCAGGATGCAGACCGCGGCCATCGCGAGGGCGAGCACCCAGCCGACCACCGGAACCTCACTGCTGAGGTTCAGGCCCATGACACTCGCGGCGGCCAGCACGGCCCAGAGCAGACGGCCCCAGGGATACGGGCCGGCGCGGTTCGGTGCGGCGTGCTGCTGGTCGTGGCTGATCCTCCGGAGCGCCGGGACGAGCCCGAGCAGGGCCGGGACCACCAGGATCAGCACGCCCAGAAAGACCCAGTGCCAACTGGCCACCTGGGCCACCAGACCGCCGATGTACGGGCCGAGGATCGACGGCAGCACCCAGGCCGCGGCGAAGGCGGCGAACATGCGGGCGTGCAGATCGGCGGGGTAGGCCTTGCCGACCAGGACGGTCAGGGCGACGCCGTTGGCCCCTCCCGCGAACCCCTGGACGATCCGGCCCAGAACCAGCAGTTCCATGGTCGGGGCCGTGCCCGCGATCACGAGGCCGACCGTGAAGAGGGCCACCGAGGCGTAGATGGCGCCGACCGGCCCGCGGCGGTCGGACCAGCTGCCCGCCAGGACCATGCCGATCACGCTGGCGGCCATCGGACCGGCGAAGGCGAGGGCGTAGAGCTGCTGCCCGCCGAGTTCCTGGGCCGCCACGGGCATGACCGTGGTGACGGCCATCGACTCGAACGCGTTGAACACCACGAGGGACAGCAGACCCAGGCTGGTCAGGGTGTACGGAGGGCTGAAAACACCGTGGTGGGAGGAGGGGGCGGCAGATGGCACAGCACCTATTTGAGCGCCTGCCCGAGCCCCGTGCCAACGTCCCGGGAACGCCGTCCAGTCAACCGAACACGAGTGCACAGCGGGGGTGGTTTTCTCCGGTGCCGAAGCGGCTTCCCGGGGGTGTCGGCCCGCCTTTCCCCGGCAGTCTGGACATCCCCCGCGCTGGGGCGGCGGGGACCGTCCACTCGGGTGGGGAAACCCGCGGCGGCAGCGGACGGCCGACGTCGGCGGCCCGGCTGTGCGCACGGCGGGCCGGGCGGGTTCCGCATCTTCGCGGTCGCGCCTAGGCTGGGAGCACATCACCGCATTTCAGACGGGAGAACACCCCATGGCCTGCCGCATCAGTGAACTCGTCTTCGGCTGCCGCGAACCCGAGGTCCTCGCCGACTTCTGGTGCAAGGTTCTGGACTTCGTGGTCCTGGGCCGGGAGGACGACGGGTCCGTGGAGATCGGCGCGCGGGACGGCTTCGGCGGCTCGCAGCCCACTCTGTTCTTCAGCTACCGGAATCAGCCCGAACCGGGCAAGTCCCGCCTGCACATCGACCTCAATGCGACGGACCAGGAGCAGGAGGCCGAGCTCGAACGGCTCCTGGCCCTCGGTGCACGGCCCGCAGACATCGGCCAGACCGGCGACGAGGCGTGGCACGTCCTCGCCGACCCGGAGGGCAACGAGTTCTGCCTGCTCAAGCCGCGCATCGCCCCCGTCCCGGTCCCGGCGGGCTGAGGTTCACCGACTTCTGAGGACGGCCCGGGGCACGTCGCAGCCGCTCCCGACGACGTCACCCACGTGGACTAGAGTGGCCAGGAACAGCCGACACCCCTGAGCCTTCCCGGCCGGTTCGACCTCTGCGCCGTTCCGCCCGGTGACCGATGGACGTCGTGTCAGGCAGAAGGTCAGGACCGCAGAGGAGGACGAGCCGCCGTGGCGCCAGGCAAGACTCCCTCGTCCAAGACCCCCTCGTCCCCCCGCCGGATCACCCTCAACCACGTGGCCGAACGGGCGGGCGTCTCGCGTTCCGCGGCGTCCTTCGTCATGAGCGGACGAACGGATCAACGCCTGTCCGCCGAGGTGTTCGCCCGCGTCCGCGCGGCGGCGGAAGAACTGGGATACAAACCGAATCTGACCGCTAAAACCCTCAGAACGGGGCGCTCGGGCACGGTGGCGCTCGTCTCGGACTTCGTCAGCACCACATCGTTCGCCAGCACGATGGTGCGTGGCGCTCTCGAGGAGCTCTGCCAGCGTGATTCGCTGCTCTTCACCGTGGACACCCACGGCCGCGAGGAACTCGAATCGCGACTGCTGGACAGCCTTCTGGCCCGCAACATCGACGGCGTCCTGTATGCCTCGATGTTCACCCGGTCCGTCACGGTTCCGCCGGTCCTGAAGGACACCCCCGTCGTCCTGCTGAACTGCCTCTCCGACGACGGCGGCGGGATCTCGGTGATCCCTGACGAGGCCTCGGCCGGCGCGGATGCGGCGCGTCTCCTCCTGGAGGCCGGCCACCTCCGGGACATCTGGTTCGTCGGTTCGATGCCCCCGGGCCAGGTGGGAGGCACGATCTGGCCCCCTTGGGCGCCACTCGCACTCTCGGAACGGCGCGAGGGAATCGATCGCGCTCTGAAGAACGCAGGCACGTCCCTCGCGGGCAGCGTGGTGGTGGAGGACGACTGGGACATCGCCAACGGCCGCGCCGCCGTCGCCGGGCTCCTGGCGAGCGGTGAGCGCCCCCGGGCCCTGATCTGCGTCAACGACGCGGTGGCCATCGGCGCAGGCCAGGCTCTCCGGGCCGCCGGGCTGCGCATTCCCGACGACGTGTCCCTGGTCAGTTTCGACGGCACCCCGTTGGCGCAGGCCGGCGAACCCGCACTCACCACCATCGCGCTCCCCCATCTGGAGCTGGGTCGCCGCGCCGCGTCCCTCCTCTTCGACCCGGACCGCACTCCCCGCCGTATCCGGGTCCCCATGCCGGTGGTTCCCGGGGGTTCCATCGCCGGCCCACGCACCGGTCTCTGACTCCACACGTCGGCACCTCCACCGGCTCCTTCAGGCATGCCGCCTCTCCTGTCGGATGACCTCTTTACAGCGAGTGCTAAATCGATCTAGCATTCATGTGTCCGACCGAACGGCATCTCATTCAGCCTTCGGATGCTGGAGTACAAAGGAGTAATCACATGGATGGATCGCGCCGCTTCGGGGCGATGAGCCCCAACCCCTGGTGGGTCGGTTTCGTCTGTGGAATGGCGACTTTCGTGGACGCCGCCGCCACCACGGGCATCGGCATCGCGTTCGTCCTCTTCCAGGCGCCGGCGCCGGGCGCGCCAGGACTCACGCCGGATCAGATCGGGATGCTCACCGGTGTTCTGACCGCCGGCGTCGCCATCGGCTCGCTTCTGGGAGGTCGGCTGGGAGACCGTTTCGGGCGCCGGACCGTCTTCCTCACGACCATGGCCCTGATCGTGATCGGGGCGGCCACACCGTTCCTCGGCACCGGCTTCGGGACGCTTCTGCCGGGCGTGGCTCTGATCGGCCTGGGCGTCGGCGCTGATCTGCCGGTCGCTCTGGCCACCATTTCGGAAGCCGCCACCGACCGTAACCGGGGAAAGATCATCGTGTTCTCCAATCTGCTGGGCGGATTCGGAATTCTCCTGGCGGTCGTGCTCGGCATCCAGTTCGGCGCTCTGGGACCCGACGGCGGAAGGATCATCTTCGGCGCCTTCGGCGGCGCAGGCCTTCTGGTCCTCGCACTGCGCCTGACAATCCCCGAATCCCGGACGTGGCTGCTGGCCCGGAGTTCGGAGGAGCCGGCGGCCCGCACCACACGCTTCACCACTGCGCGGCTCGCCGATCTGGGCAAGGCGCCGCTGCGGAAGCCACTGTTCATCCTCCTGGCGTACTACACGCTCACGTCCCTGGCCATCAGTGTCGCGGGCAGCTTCGGAACGTTCGTGGCGGTGAATGTCGCCCACCTCCCGGTCAGCGAATACCAGACCTGGACCCTTCTGGCGATGCCCGCGGCCGTCATCGGGGCGCTGTGGTTCATGTCAGTCGCCGACACCCGGTTCAGAATGATCTACTTCATCCTCGGAGCCGTCACCGTGGTCGTCTCCAACCTGGTGCCGGTCCTGTTCGGCTTCTCACTGCCCACCCTGGTCATCTCCGTGATCGGGTCGACGTTCGCCGGCGCATTCTGCTTCGAAACCATCATGAAGGTGTGGACGCAGGAGTCCTTCCCCACGATGCTCCGGGCCACGGCCCAAGGGACGATCTACGCCGTGGCACGGTTCGCCACTGCCGGACTCAACGTCGTCACCCCTGCTCTCCTCGCTCTGAATCCCTTCGGGGTCTATGCCGGAGTCGCCGCGGTCGCCGCGCTGGGCTTCCTGATCGGATGGCTCGGCTTCCGCCGCAACACCATCAACCACTTCACCCTCCCCAGCCCCGGCCGGCCGTCCGCGTCCGCCCGGCCCGACGTCGTCGCCGCGCCCTAGTTGATTCACGCCACAGGAAAGCTCACCACGATGGATCTCCGACCATTTCACACGACGGTTGACGGCCTCACGCTCCGGGGCTCCCACTACCTGCCGGTCGACCGCGCGCCCCGGGAAACCGCCGTGCTGTTTCACGGGTTCGGGGGCTCCCGGGTGGAAACCACGGGCGTGTTCGTCACCCTCGCCAGGGCCCTGACCGACGCCGGGGTCGCCGTCGTCGCCTATGACCGCGCGGGACATGGGGAGAGCGACGGCGACTTCTTCACCACCACCGCGTCGGGCGACATCCGCCAGGCGCACCGGGTCCTGGAGGCGGTCACCTGCCTCGAAGGGGCATCGGGCGGTGAGGTGCATCTGGTCGGCATGAGCCTGGGCGCGGTGATCGCGTCCGTCGTGGCGGCGGAAAGCCCGCTGCCGATCCGTTCGCTGACCATGTGGTCCACCGCCGCGGTCTTCACCGACGACATCAGATCAGGCCGGCTTCAGGGGAAATCCCTGGAATCCCTCGACACCGACGGGTTCTTCGACTTCCTCGGCATGCGGCTCGGCCCCGACATGCGGGACGACGCCCTGACGTTCGACGTGTACGGGCGCGCGGCCCCGTACCGGAATCCTGCGCTGCTGCTGCATGGCGACGCCGACTTCGTCCCCGTCTCCTACGCTGCCCGCTATCTCGAGGACGATGTCTTCGGCTCCCGGGCCGAATTGCAGGTCGTCTCCGGGGCCGACCACGGATGGGCGCAGCTTCCTCAACGGGATCGGCTGATCGAACGCACCACTGATTTCATCCTCAGCAACACCCACGGAAAGAAACCATGAACACCACCTCCCTTCGCGCCGGCCTCGGCGAAGTCGTCGACCTCGACGGCGGCAGCGTCCTTCTGAGTGGACATCTGGACACGATCCGTTCCTCCGGCGTCCGCCCCGTGCGGATCCCCACGGCGGCCTGGCAGAAGTTCCCGCCCCACGGCGAGAACTTGCGCGCGGTCACCATGCAAGCGAGCGGAGTGCGCATCGCCTTCGAAACGGCCTCCACCCGGGTCACTCTCCGCGTCCGGTGCACACGCTTCCAGGTCGAGGACTTCCTGGGCGCCCGGAACCAGTTCGTGGCTGAAGTCGAGGAACGCGAAGTGGGCCACGTCGAGTCTCCTGTGAACGCGGTCCTGAAGGTCAGTCTGGCAGGAGACCGGGCGCAGCTCCTCGGGGCCGGCGTGCCCTCGGACATCGTCTTCGATGCGCTCCCGGCCGGGCCGAAGAGGGTCGTCATCTGGCTTCCGCAGGGAATGATCGTCGACCTAATCGGCCTTCACGGCGATGCCCCCATCACCGCCTCAGAACCTCTCCGCCGCCCGGTGTGGATCCACCACGGAAGCTCGATCAGCCACTGTGTGGAGACCCCCTCGCCGACGGGCGTCTGGCCGGTCATCGCAGCGAAAGAGGCTGGGCTGGACGTCCTCAACCTCGGTTTCGGCGGGCAGTGCATGCTGGATCCGTTCGTCGCGGATGCCATCGCCTCGACGCCGGCCGACGTGATCTCCCTGAAGGTCGGGGTCAACATGGTGGGCGCCCGTTCCTTCGACCAGCGCACGTTCGCCCCGGCCCTGCACGGGTTCATCGACCGGGTGCGCGCCGGCCACCCGGACACACCCATCGTGCTGGCCTCGTCGATCCTGTGGCCGGGCAGTGAGGACACCCCCGGCCCGTCGGACGTCGAGTTCCTCCCGGGCGGCTCGCTGCGGTGCTTCACCGCCGGCGCCAAGGACGATGTCCTCAAGGGAGCGCTGACCCTGCAGGAGTCCCGGCATCACGTGGCCCACGTGGCGGGGGTGAGGGCAGCCGCGGGGGAGAAGATCCACTACCTCGAAGGCTTGTCCCTCTACGGTCCGCAGGATACGAAGCGCTTCACGCTGCCGGATTCGCTGCATCCCGACGCCGAGCTCTACGCCGAGATCGGGCACAGGTTCGCCCGAATCGTCTTCGGGGAGGGCGGCCTCGTGCCCCGGTCCACGTTGGGCTGAGGTCACCCTCCAGACGGCACGGCATACCGGCTCCGGCAGTCCGCACAGCACGGCTACCGAGCCGGGCCGCTCCGCTTTCGACGCCATCTTTCCCTGCCCGCAGTGTTACGGTCGCGCCAGGCGAAGCGGGCCCGCACCTCCCGCACACCCCGGCACATCCCGCACACCAGAGAGCGTTTCATGACCATCCTCCAGTCGATCCTGCCCATCATCGTCTCGCTCATCGCGGGTTACGGCCTGGGCAAACTGCTGCCCCAGCCGGCCAACACGCTCCTGATCAGGCTGATCGGCCCTCTCGTCTGGCTCTTGCTGTTCCTCATCGGATCGGAATTCGGCGAGGTCATCTCGACGGCGGAATCGGCGGGCAAAGTCCTGGGAACCGCCATGTCGTTCGCCCTTCTGGCCACTCTGATCCCATTCGCCCTGATTTTCGCCACGCGCCCGCGCACTTTGATGAAGGCCGCCGGCCGTCAGAGTTTCCGATGGGCTCACCTGTGGCACCCCCTCAGAGAGTGCGTGGTGGCGGTGGCCATGGTGGGGCTGGGCTGCGGGTTCCATCTGGCGAACAAAGCACTGTTCGACGGCGGCGTGAGTCTTCCCACGAGCTCCACCTTCCTCCTCGTCCTCATCGTCCTGGTCGGCGTCGATCTGGCGGAGACGAAGCTCGGATCGCAGTGGTTCACGTGGCGCAATCTCTCGATCCCGGTCCTCGTCGTCGCGGGTTCGATGCTGGCCGGACTGCTCGCTTCCCTGATGACCGGCGAGTCACTGCGCACGTCCCTGGCCCTCACCAGCGGCTACGGATGGTTCTCGCTGTCGAGCGTTCTGGTGGGGGACCAACTGGGCCAGACCTACGGCACCATGGCCCTGATGATCGACCTCGCGCGCGAGCTGCTGGCGATCGTCATCCTCTATGCGCTGGGGAGCAGCCACCCCCACGCCGGAATCGGCAGCGCCGGTGCGACAGCTCTCGACTCCACTCTGCCGATCATCAAGCAGGCGTGCTCCCCGGAGGCCGTTCCGACCGCCATGGTCAGCGGGCTGATCCTGACCGTGCTGGCGCCGATCGCGATCACCACGGCACTGGCCTGAGAGAATGGCCGGACCGCGCGCACCCGTGGAACAGCCGATTCGGCGAGCACACCAGGGTGCGGCGACCAGCTCCGCTTCTCTCCTCAGGTGGTGACCCCTCGTGACCGACCAGCCCTCCGCGGCACCTCAACAGGGCCGCGCTCTCCAGCAGTCCCCGGTGTCGCCGTCGCTCGCGCTGACCATCCTTGCGGGTGGAGTCCAGCAGGACATCGCCAGGATCCTGGCGGAGCACGGAATGAACCCTCGCAAGCATGGAGCGCTGGGGCATATCCACAGGGAGCCGGGGATCTCCATCAGCGAACTGGCCCGGCGCTCGGGGATCACGGCGCAGAGCATGCACACGCTGATCGCGTCCCTCATCGCCGATGACCTCGTCCAGAGCACGATCCCCCGGCCCGGCGCTCCGGCGTCGCTGGCGGTGACGGACGCCGGAACGCACCTTCTCGCAGCCATCCGGGCAGAGCTCGCCGTGCTCGACGAGCGCTTGTTCGGCCCGGCGGCCCCTGCCGAGTGGCAAGCCCTGGCCCGGGCCGTGCACGCCGTGGCGGAGCTCCGGAAGCGGACCTGAAAACCGGCGGTTCACGGCAGAGCACAACCCACCCTTCAGCTAAACTGCAAGGTATCAGTTTGGCTGAAAGGTAGGCAGTGAACAACGTCATTCTCATCGCGCACGTCATCGGGGCCATCGTGCTCATCGGCCCGCCGACGGCCGCCGCCAGCATCTTCCCCCGCCACCTCACGGTCCGGGCGTCCGGCGAGACGGAACCGGAAGGACCAGACGACGCGTCCGGCGTGGCCGCGCAGAACCCGACCCTCCTTGCGGCCTTGCACCGCCTGACCCGCGTGTACAGCACGCTGGGGGCGGTAGTGCCCGCGCTGGGCATCATCCTCGCCGCGAGGATGGGAATCCTCAGCGACGGCTGGGTGATCACGTCCATGGCACTGACCGTGCTGGCTGCCTTGATCCTCGCCTTCGCCGTCGTCCCCCTTCAGCGCGAGGCGCTCCAGGGCGCCGTGGAACGTTCAGCGCTCCTGAAGCTGCGCGCCTCAGCGGGCGCGTTCGCCGTCCTATGGGCCGTCGTGGTCGCGTTGATGATCCTTCGGCCGGGAGCCTCCGCATGAGCCCGCAGGATGAACGCACGCCGTCCCGAGCGGTCCTGAGGGCTGTGCCCTGGATGGGGATCGTCGAACTGTGCACGCTCAGCGTGATGCTCCTCAATCTCCTGACGCTTCGCGACCGGCTCATCCCGGCAGTCGTGGGTCCGCTCCACGGGCTGACCTGGGTGGCGCTGGTCATGGTGGCGGCACTCGCCGGGGGACTCTCCCGCCGGGACCGCGTGCTGCTGGCGATCCCCGCGATCGGAGGCCTCGCGGCCGCGGCCCGGCTCGCGGGGCGTTCCCGCAGGAAGACCGGGGGTGAAGGCTGAAATCATCACGCGCGACGACGGCGCGGGCGCGGGCCCGCTGAGCGCGCACGTCAGGGACGCCGAACGGTTCCCGGACCGCCTGCGGAGAACAGCTTCCGGTAGTCCTGCAGTGACCGCCCCGTGCACCGCTTGAAATGTGTCCGGAGATTGGCGCCGGTCCCCATGCCGACCGCCCGGGCGATCGCTTCCACGGAGAGCTCCGTGCTCTCCAGATACTCCTTGGCCCGTTTCACCCTCGCCTGGATGAGCCAGCGTCCGGGCGGCATCCCCTGCTCCGCCGCGAACCGCCGTTCGAAGGTCCGCGCGCTCAGGTGGGCACGTTCCGCCAGGGACGCCGTGGTGTGGTGGAGCTCGAGATGCCCTAGCAGCCATTCGACAAGCCCCGCCGTCGCCGGCCCGCGGTCGCCCCCGACCGGAGTCTCGATGTACTGGGCCTGCCCGCCTTCTCTGAACGGCGCCACGATGCACGCCCGCGCCACCGCATTGGCGATGCGCGTGCCGTGATCGGTGCGGATCAGATGCAGGCACAGGTCGAGCCCGGCGGCCACCCCGGCCGAGGTGAGCACCTCCCCCTCATCGACGAACAGCGCCTCAGGCTGGACGGCGACGGAAGGATGCCGCCGGGCCAAAAGGTCGCCGTGCCGCCAATGGGTGGTCGCGGCCCGCCCGTCCAGGAGGCCCAGGGAGCCGAGCAGGAACGCGCCGGAACAGATCGATG
The nucleotide sequence above comes from Arthrobacter woluwensis. Encoded proteins:
- a CDS encoding phosphoribosylanthranilate isomerase produces the protein MFVKVCGLSTPESVRAAVEAGAQAVGFVLTPSPREVSPEQVRALLAEVPAEVAAVGVFRHEDAEQAAALAEEAGLSWIQLHGERTPQEVDALQERGFSVIRAVRMDDPDRVFADWGEELLLVDASVPGSGESWDYASVRERGLDSRRWLLAGGLDAGNVAAAAQTAAAWGVDVSSGVESSRGVKDPEKIRAFVAAALAG
- a CDS encoding HutD/Ves family protein → MEIIRFSSIRPEPWRNGGGVTREIARHPRGASDGSWDWRVSIAEVGKAGDFSTFPGMERVISVIDGELLVLTVDGEENAMERYRPFRFSGDAVSSSALPTGDIRDLNVIARRGAFKGYLSILELSKKRAHPIFEGQLAILLEGKASVAEERGEESGDGQVELGRYDAVVGSDEASPELLGRGFVAIVSLDPADPADA
- a CDS encoding MBL fold metallo-hydrolase, which produces MDSLTHPLQDITIRRISVGGMDNNVYLLTSRSSGDQVLIDAADDLPAIQALLADSAADTDATPQLKLIATTHQHWDHVRALPGLVEATGAPTAAGADDAAALPVPVDVALGHGDVSGFDGFALTAVHLRGHTPGSIAYVYQDPAGPAHIFSGDSLFPGGVGNTDKDPARFTSLLNDVTERLFDVYPDDTIVHPGHGAPTTLGAERPHLDEWRARGW
- a CDS encoding DEAD/DEAH box helicase, coding for MTSFSSLGVPAGITSALATLDITEPFPIQVKTLPDTLAGRDVLGRGQTGSGKTLAFAIPLVTRLAGAADDDGARRRASGSRKPRGLVLAPTRELATQIDRTVAPLAEALGLRTTVIFGGVSQTRQEKALAAGVDIVIACPGRLEDLMKQGIVSLDQVSISVLDEADHMADLGFLPVVRRILDATPAGGQRLLFSATLDNGVDKLVNRYMQKPVTHSVDAPQAAVTTMEHHVFLAKDKDAKKLLINDLASGAGKRVLFTRTKHAAKKLAKALTANGIPAVDLHGNLSQNARDRNLAEFSSGEVRVLVATDVAARGVHVDEVELVIHVDPPAEHKAYLHRSGRTARAGAEGTVVTLVLPEERSEVQKLLRAAGVKAPFTPVAPGSNEILDFVGEQADAVDPASRAAVMAAKAPQQGGGKSTGANAQRKRARRGGQGGSAAAGATGSRNDRPAQARPEHGAPRGERAPRAERAPRGERPARADRPARGERSSAPRTGQRSAAPRGGSSTVWSSNTGGTSGGSFGAGGQKSGAGRPPRKGPRRASAPASNERRGR
- a CDS encoding MFS transporter, with the protein product MPSAAPSSHHGVFSPPYTLTSLGLLSLVVFNAFESMAVTTVMPVAAQELGGQQLYALAFAGPMAASVIGMVLAGSWSDRRGPVGAIYASVALFTVGLVIAGTAPTMELLVLGRIVQGFAGGANGVALTVLVGKAYPADLHARMFAAFAAAWVLPSILGPYIGGLVAQVASWHWVFLGVLILVVPALLGLVPALRRISHDQQHAAPNRAGPYPWGRLLWAVLAAASVMGLNLSSEVPVVGWVLALAMAAVCILAIRPLIPRGTLTAQRGLPSVVLTRAIGSAAFFGTEVYLPKVLFEIYHFEPSFAGLALTCSAVSWGISSGIQGRLGATRLPHHRAVRIGSAMVAAVVVGIFLVILFQGPAWALIAVWLFGGAGMGLMFPRLSVMVLALSRPGEQGFNSSALAMADSLGNALCVAVSGLVFAALVGTGNAYAGVFAVAAACGVAMLLIAPRTRALVD
- a CDS encoding VOC family protein, with the translated sequence MACRISELVFGCREPEVLADFWCKVLDFVVLGREDDGSVEIGARDGFGGSQPTLFFSYRNQPEPGKSRLHIDLNATDQEQEAELERLLALGARPADIGQTGDEAWHVLADPEGNEFCLLKPRIAPVPVPAG